A stretch of the Fusobacterium varium genome encodes the following:
- a CDS encoding putative transposase, giving the protein MFFFYDRDLLTKLAYAVNDVFKYQFHNIKAKNQRIHKISKYSSKYFTNSDIIHYGLITVIHTFGRDLKWNPHIHAIVTLGGFNKNYQFLEKKYFHVNSIAGQWKKMVIDIVKSGNYDKPEIKAKAYAAANYLYRKNTRFFFNVAKNDLNNNIYAIKYIGRYLSRAPIAEYKIIDFYDNKVTFYYESLADDKQRIELTLDAETFLSKLIIHIPPKHFKMIRRFGIYSRNIKSELKNIMKFMRKYVSKYSNSTFYQLEIWKAFGVNPFYCFKCNARMKVKKISYFNIHTGSICWKEYR; this is encoded by the coding sequence ATGTTTTTCTTCTATGATAGAGACCTTTTAACTAAGCTTGCTTATGCTGTTAATGATGTTTTTAAATATCAATTTCATAACATTAAAGCAAAAAATCAAAGAATTCATAAAATTTCAAAATATTCCTCTAAATACTTTACTAACTCAGATATCATTCATTATGGATTGATTACTGTTATTCATACCTTTGGACGCGATCTTAAATGGAACCCTCATATTCATGCTATTGTTACTTTAGGTGGATTCAATAAAAACTACCAATTTCTTGAAAAAAAATATTTTCATGTCAATTCCATTGCTGGACAATGGAAAAAAATGGTTATTGATATTGTTAAATCTGGAAATTATGACAAGCCTGAAATTAAAGCTAAAGCTTATGCTGCTGCTAACTACCTTTATCGCAAAAATACAAGATTCTTTTTCAATGTTGCAAAAAATGATTTAAATAATAATATTTATGCAATTAAATATATTGGCAGATATCTGTCAAGAGCTCCTATCGCAGAATATAAAATTATTGATTTCTATGATAATAAGGTTACTTTCTATTATGAAAGTCTTGCTGATGATAAACAAAGAATTGAGCTTACTTTAGATGCGGAAACATTTCTTTCTAAATTAATTATTCACATTCCCCCTAAACATTTCAAAATGATTAGGCGCTTTGGAATCTATTCTAGAAATATTAAATCAGAACTTAAAAACATCATGAAATTCATGAGAAAATATGTCTCTAAATATTCCAATTCTACTTTTTATCAACTTGAAATATGGAAAGCTTTTGGAGTAAATCCTTTTTATTGTTTTAAATGTAATGCCAGAATGAAAGTTAAAAAAATATCATATTTTAATATACATACAGGCTCCATTTGCTGGAAAGAATATCGCTAA
- the aqpZ gene encoding aquaporin Z, with amino-acid sequence MYKKLAAEFIGTFWLVLGGCGSAVIAAAFPELGIGFTGVALAFGLTVLTMAYAIGHISGCHLNPAVSIGLCVAGRFKKEELLPYVISQVLGGIAGAGILYLITTGRADFVIGGFASNGYGVLSPGGYSMIAALITEIVMTMMFLLIIIGSTDERAPSGFAPIAIGLGLTLIHLISIPVTNTSVNPARSTAMAVFAETPALSQLWLFWVAPIIGAIFAGIIYNNIFADKTISK; translated from the coding sequence ATGTATAAAAAGTTAGCAGCAGAGTTTATAGGAACATTTTGGCTTGTGTTGGGAGGATGTGGAAGTGCAGTTATAGCAGCAGCTTTTCCTGAATTAGGAATAGGATTTACAGGGGTAGCATTGGCTTTTGGACTTACTGTATTAACAATGGCTTATGCAATAGGGCATATTTCAGGATGTCATTTAAATCCAGCAGTTTCTATAGGATTATGTGTAGCAGGACGTTTTAAAAAAGAAGAGTTACTTCCTTATGTTATTAGTCAAGTTTTAGGTGGAATAGCAGGAGCAGGAATTCTATATTTAATAACAACAGGAAGAGCAGATTTTGTTATAGGTGGTTTTGCAAGCAATGGATATGGAGTATTATCACCAGGTGGTTATTCAATGATTGCAGCATTAATAACAGAAATAGTAATGACAATGATGTTTTTACTTATCATAATTGGTTCTACAGATGAAAGAGCTCCTAGTGGATTCGCTCCAATAGCAATAGGATTAGGATTAACACTTATTCATTTGATAAGCATACCTGTAACAAATACTTCTGTAAATCCAGCAAGAAGTACAGCAATGGCCGTATTTGCAGAAACACCTGCTTTATCACAATTATGGCTATTCTGGGTAGCTCCTATTATTGGTGCAATTTTTGCTGGAATAATATATAATAATATCTTTGCAGATAAAACAATATCAAAATAG
- a CDS encoding sodium:proton antiporter, whose amino-acid sequence MEHGFINVLPVILAAVLTIITRETLVSLFAGIILGNIILSNGNIFAAFIKSMTDIITQVKGNAEVIAFSLLAGALVILLQASGGVNGVVHSLTEKTSVVKNRKHALFLSYIIGIVLFFESSINILVSGTIAKAFSEKYKISSEELSYESASVCTAVCGIFPFNGWGATLIGIIGVQVAAGTISGNPSEILIKSIPFNFYPLVTLLTLLFYIFIGKHWGPMKKAADRAKNTGKLVRDEGTPLIDTSGSQNLMRKSMKPDFMNMALPLLVIILMMPVGLFITGNGNMLQGSGSVSVYWAVSAALICTAFYYIVIKKIMSGKEYMAYFYKGAENMVPVIILLAMSFTIGEVASQLNIGKYFADIINGKIHKIFEPTVIFIISAVISFSTGTSWGTFALMMPVGLQMSSVTGSYMILTVSSVISGALMGGSCSPVSDISVLSSMAAGADHVDHIKTQVPYAILNGIISVIFFIIFGYIFNH is encoded by the coding sequence ATGGAGCATGGTTTTATAAACGTTCTGCCTGTTATACTTGCAGCAGTTCTTACAATAATTACTCGTGAAACTTTAGTTTCTCTTTTTGCAGGAATTATCTTAGGAAATATAATACTAAGCAATGGAAATATATTTGCAGCTTTTATTAAAAGTATGACTGATATAATAACACAGGTAAAAGGAAATGCTGAAGTAATTGCCTTTTCTCTCCTTGCTGGAGCTCTTGTTATACTCTTACAAGCTTCTGGAGGAGTGAATGGTGTAGTTCATTCCCTTACAGAAAAAACTTCTGTTGTAAAAAATAGAAAACATGCTCTTTTTTTATCATATATCATCGGAATAGTTTTATTCTTTGAATCTTCTATTAATATACTTGTTTCTGGAACTATTGCAAAAGCCTTTTCTGAAAAATATAAAATTTCCAGTGAGGAACTTTCTTATGAAAGTGCCTCTGTATGTACAGCAGTATGTGGAATATTTCCTTTCAATGGCTGGGGAGCTACACTTATTGGTATAATTGGAGTCCAGGTTGCTGCTGGAACTATCAGTGGAAATCCTTCTGAAATATTAATAAAAAGTATTCCTTTTAATTTTTATCCATTGGTTACTTTACTGACACTTCTTTTTTATATATTCATTGGCAAACACTGGGGTCCTATGAAGAAAGCTGCTGACAGAGCTAAAAATACAGGCAAGCTTGTAAGAGATGAGGGAACACCCCTTATTGATACCAGTGGAAGTCAAAATTTAATGAGAAAAAGTATGAAACCTGATTTTATGAATATGGCCTTACCCCTTTTAGTTATTATCTTAATGATGCCTGTTGGGCTTTTCATAACTGGAAATGGTAATATGCTTCAAGGATCAGGTTCTGTTTCAGTATATTGGGCTGTTTCAGCAGCACTTATATGCACTGCTTTTTATTACATAGTTATAAAAAAAATAATGAGTGGTAAAGAATACATGGCTTATTTTTATAAAGGAGCTGAAAATATGGTTCCTGTAATTATACTTCTTGCTATGAGCTTTACTATTGGTGAAGTAGCCTCACAGCTTAATATAGGAAAATATTTTGCTGACATTATCAATGGAAAAATTCATAAGATATTTGAACCTACTGTTATTTTTATTATTTCTGCTGTCATATCTTTTTCTACTGGAACTTCATGGGGAACTTTTGCATTGATGATGCCTGTTGGACTTCAAATGTCTTCTGTTACAGGGAGCTATATGATACTTACTGTATCTTCTGTTATTTCTGGTGCTCTTATGGGAGGAAGCTGTTCTCCTGTTTCTGATATATCTGTACTTTCTTCCATGGCTGCTGGTGCCGATCATGTAGATCATATTAAAACACAGGTTCCTTATGCCATTTTAAATGGAATAATATCTGTTATTTTCTTTATTATTTTTGGTTATATTTTTAATCATTAA
- a CDS encoding putative transposase: MQKPINNNIFFQLNQPKLFNFLQYEISDDDPVRKLSSILEGLDFSSLMQAFSYKTKVHPIRMFSIIVYAYSRNLTSTRDIEMACHENIKFRFLLQDSKIPDHSTISRFLVKTEDILPDLFEQFVEKIFEMENISTETIYIDGTKIEAYANKYTFVWKKSIEKYRTRLDEKILELISNFNDDFNLQYDNFLEIYSYLSNLNFQIVKGRGKRKSKEQKYLELCAEYLEKYQKYSNHFKNLNGRNSYSKTDIDATFMRMKDDHMRNGQLKPGYNLQIGVISEYISSYEIFSNPSDSKTLIPFLEKISSQNLEIKNIVADAGYESISNYEYLEKMDYTSYIKPIYFEKSKIRKFKNDLNRVENLIYNHSENKLFRKDGLELEFLYSNKNNTVQYFWNPETNKKIKYNARFRILSNKSKENVSSNYGKQLRMNRSIQVEGAFAVLKEDMKLRKLKVRSKKSVLREICLFCIAYNFNRYLSRNINNRLGTTLHSLKVA; encoded by the coding sequence TTAGATTTTAGTAGTTTAATGCAAGCATTTTCTTACAAAACAAAGGTACATCCTATCAGAATGTTTTCTATCATTGTTTATGCCTATTCGCGCAATTTAACTTCTACTAGAGATATAGAAATGGCTTGCCATGAAAATATTAAATTTAGGTTTCTTTTACAAGATTCTAAAATTCCTGATCACTCTACTATTTCTAGATTCTTAGTAAAAACTGAAGATATTCTTCCAGATCTATTTGAACAATTCGTTGAAAAAATTTTTGAAATGGAAAATATTTCCACTGAAACAATATATATTGATGGCACTAAAATTGAAGCATATGCTAATAAATATACATTTGTTTGGAAAAAATCTATTGAAAAATATAGAACTAGATTAGATGAAAAAATTCTTGAATTAATTTCAAATTTTAATGATGATTTCAACTTACAATATGACAACTTCCTTGAAATATATTCATATCTTTCTAATTTGAATTTTCAAATAGTCAAAGGTAGAGGAAAGAGAAAATCTAAAGAGCAAAAGTATTTAGAATTATGCGCAGAATACTTAGAAAAGTATCAAAAATATTCTAATCATTTTAAAAATCTTAATGGTAGAAATAGCTATTCAAAAACTGATATAGATGCTACTTTTATGAGAATGAAAGATGACCATATGAGAAATGGTCAATTAAAACCTGGATATAATCTGCAAATAGGAGTGATTAGTGAATATATTTCTTCATATGAAATTTTTTCTAACCCTTCTGATTCTAAAACTTTGATTCCATTTTTAGAGAAAATTTCATCTCAAAATTTAGAAATTAAAAATATTGTAGCTGATGCAGGATATGAAAGCATTTCAAATTATGAATATTTGGAAAAAATGGACTATACTTCATACATAAAACCAATATATTTTGAAAAATCTAAAATCAGAAAGTTTAAAAATGATTTAAACAGAGTAGAAAATTTAATATATAATCATTCTGAAAATAAACTATTTAGAAAAGATGGATTAGAATTAGAATTTCTATACTCTAACAAAAATAATACAGTTCAATATTTTTGGAATCCTGAAACTAACAAAAAAATTAAGTACAATGCGAGATTTAGAATTTTATCAAATAAATCAAAAGAGAATGTATCAAGCAATTATGGAAAACAATTAAGAATGAACAGAAGTATTCAAGTAGAAGGTGCTTTTGCAGTTTTGAAAGAAGATATGAAATTGCGAAAATTAAAAGTTCGAAGTAAAAAAAGTGTTTTAAGAGAAATATGTTTGTTTTGTATCGCTTACAACTTCAACAGATATCTAAGCAGAAATATAAATAATCGCTTAGGAACAACACTTCACTCATTAAAAGTAGCTTAG
- a CDS encoding putative adhesion protein FadA, whose protein sequence is MKKIITLIGTMLITISAFSASVTDFETQMKSLEKEYQLLLKKEDQRYVQEKQIAATAESTLAGQKNLYKSVAGSLNELQQMEKYVFYKDDYNQLLNKYQTILKDLEKSMNDQQVIIDNFKQIQMEKEGNK, encoded by the coding sequence ATGAAAAAAATAATAACATTAATCGGAACTATGCTTATAACTATTTCAGCTTTCTCTGCATCTGTCACAGATTTTGAAACTCAAATGAAATCTTTGGAAAAAGAATATCAGCTTCTTCTAAAAAAGGAAGATCAGAGATATGTTCAGGAAAAGCAAATAGCAGCAACAGCAGAAAGTACCCTTGCAGGACAAAAAAATCTTTATAAAAGTGTGGCTGGAAGCCTTAATGAATTGCAGCAGATGGAAAAGTATGTTTTTTATAAAGATGATTACAATCAACTTTTAAACAAATATCAAACTATATTGAAAGATTTAGAAAAATCTATGAATGATCAACAGGTTATAATAGATAATTTTAAACAAATTCAAATGGAAAAAGAAGGAAACAAATAA
- a CDS encoding putative transposase: MQKPTNNNIFFQLNQPKLFNFLQYEISDNDPVRKLSSILEGLDFSSLMQVFSYKTKVHPIRMFSIIVYAYSRNLTSTRDIEMACHENIKFRFLLQDSKIPDHSTISRFLVKTEDILPDLFEQFVEKILEMENISTETIYIDGTKIEAYANKYSFVWKKSIEKYRTRLDEKILELISNFNDDFNLQYDNFLEIYSYLSNLNFQIVKGRGKRKSKEQKYLELCAKYLEKYQKYSNHFKNLNGRNSYSKTDIDATFMRMKDDHMRNGQLKPGYNLQIGVISEYISSYEIFSNPSDSKTLIPFLEKISSQNLEVKNIVADAGYESILNYEYLEKMSYTSYIKPIYFEKAKTRKFKNDLNRVENLIYNHPENRLFRKDRLELEFLYSNKNNTVQYFWNPETNKKIKYNARFRILSNKSKENVSSNYGKQLRMNRSIQVEGAFAVLKEDMKLRKLKVRSKKSVLREICLFCIAYNFNRYLSRNINNRLGTTLHSLKVA; encoded by the coding sequence ATGCAAAAACCAACTAATAATAACATTTTTTTTCAATTAAATCAACCTAAACTTTTTAACTTTTTACAATATGAAATTTCTGATAATGATCCTGTAAGAAAACTTAGCTCAATATTGGAGGGATTAGATTTTAGTAGTTTAATGCAAGTATTTTCTTACAAAACAAAGGTACATCCTATCAGAATGTTTTCTATCATTGTTTATGCCTATTCGCGCAATTTAACTTCTACTAGAGATATAGAAATGGCTTGCCATGAAAATATTAAATTTAGGTTTCTTTTACAAGATTCTAAAATTCCTGATCACTCTACGATTTCTAGATTCTTAGTAAAAACTGAAGATATTCTTCCAGATCTATTTGAACAATTCGTTGAAAAAATTCTTGAAATGGAAAATATTTCCACTGAAACAATATATATTGATGGCACTAAAATTGAAGCATATGCTAATAAATATTCATTTGTTTGGAAAAAATCTATTGAGAAATATAGAACTAGATTAGATGAAAAAATTCTTGAACTAATTTCAAATTTTAATGATGATTTCAACTTACAATATGACAACTTCCTTGAAATATATTCGTATCTTTCTAATTTGAATTTTCAAATAGTCAAAGGTAGAGGAAAGCGAAAATCTAAAGAACAAAAATATTTAGAATTATGCGCAAAATACTTAGAAAAGTATCAAAAATATTCTAATCATTTTAAAAATCTTAATGGTAGAAATAGCTATTCAAAAACTGATATAGATGCTACTTTTATGAGAATGAAAGATGACCATATGAGAAATGGTCAATTAAAACCTGGATATAATCTGCAAATAGGAGTGATTAGTGAATATATTTCTTCATATGAAATTTTTTCTAACCCTTCTGATTCTAAAACTTTGATTCCATTTTTAGAGAAAATTTCATCTCAAAATTTAGAAGTTAAAAATATTGTAGCTGATGCAGGATATGAAAGTATTTTAAATTATGAATATTTGGAAAAAATGAGCTATACTTCATACATAAAACCAATATATTTTGAAAAAGCTAAAACCAGAAAGTTTAAAAATGATTTAAACAGAGTAGAAAATTTAATATATAATCATCCTGAAAATAGGCTATTTAGAAAAGACAGATTAGAATTAGAATTTCTATACTCTAATAAAAATAATACAGTTCAATATTTTTGGAATCCTGAAACTAACAAAAAAATTAAGTACAATGCAAGATTTAGAATTTTATCAAATAAATCAAAAGAGAATGTATCGAGCAATTATGGAAAACAATTAAGAATGAACAGAAGTATTCAAGTAGAAGGTGCTTTTGCAGTTTTGAAAGAAGATATGAAATTGCGAAAATTAAAAGTTCGAAGTAAAAAAAGTGTTTTAAGAGAAATATGTTTGTTTTGTATTGCTTACAACTTCAACAGATATCTAAGCAGAAATATAAATAATCGCTTAGGAACAACACTTCACTCATTAAAAGTAGCTTAG
- a CDS encoding putative DNA-binding protein, producing the protein MNKRELAKVYSEVSKGKISVRKALKEIDTFLETIQEALQKSHSLIFINIGIFEVKERKARVIANPVNKEPMKIYPRKTVKFRVSKNIYDK; encoded by the coding sequence ATGAATAAGAGAGAATTAGCAAAAGTATACAGTGAAGTGAGTAAAGGGAAAATATCAGTAAGAAAGGCGCTGAAAGAAATAGATACATTTCTTGAAACAATACAGGAGGCTTTGCAGAAAAGCCATTCATTAATATTTATAAATATAGGAATATTTGAAGTGAAGGAAAGAAAAGCAAGAGTAATAGCCAATCCTGTGAATAAAGAGCCAATGAAGATTTATCCAAGAAAAACAGTGAAATTCAGAGTATCAAAAAATATTTATGATAAATAA
- a CDS encoding putative DNA-binding protein, which translates to MTEGEFIRFYKKRNGLKNQQEVKEKIDLFWNTLLKVLNKGEKVTFKNWGTFEEKEVKPRKIMITKINKSGYTEAKKKIKFKAGAGLQDIVNGAGTDE; encoded by the coding sequence ATGACAGAAGGGGAATTTATAAGATTCTATAAAAAGAGAAATGGACTAAAGAATCAGCAGGAAGTAAAAGAAAAGATAGACTTATTCTGGAATACACTGCTGAAAGTTCTGAATAAAGGGGAAAAGGTAACTTTTAAAAATTGGGGAACATTTGAAGAAAAAGAGGTAAAACCAAGAAAAATAATGATAACTAAAATAAATAAATCTGGTTATACAGAAGCTAAAAAGAAGATAAAATTCAAAGCAGGAGCAGGTTTGCAGGATATAGTAAATGGAGCTGGTACTGATGAATAA
- a CDS encoding putative RNA polymerase sigma-H factor: protein MVSLHLIKRAKAGSEEAIQEIFKSFQGIMLLKTKKYFFYGGDKDDVLQEAMIGLLKAINGYEFGRQASFKTFAILCIKRQLITAIKSSNSGKYKILNMAVNNSEDSYEYNAVPAYSNKSFNFYNPEEIYLSKEKFNALKKYLKTHLSKMENEIFDYMLIELSYIEIAAKTGRDPKSVDNAIQRIKKKLKTFTNEYEAI, encoded by the coding sequence ATGGTAAGTTTACATCTAATTAAAAGAGCAAAAGCAGGTAGTGAAGAAGCTATTCAAGAAATTTTTAAATCATTTCAAGGAATAATGCTTCTAAAAACTAAAAAATATTTCTTTTATGGAGGAGATAAGGATGATGTACTTCAAGAAGCTATGATAGGACTTTTAAAAGCGATAAATGGTTATGAGTTTGGCAGACAGGCTTCTTTTAAAACTTTCGCTATTTTATGTATAAAAAGACAGTTGATTACTGCAATAAAAAGCTCTAATAGTGGCAAATATAAAATTTTGAATATGGCTGTAAATAACAGTGAAGACTCTTATGAATATAATGCTGTTCCTGCATATTCTAATAAATCATTCAATTTTTACAATCCAGAGGAAATATATTTAAGCAAAGAAAAATTTAATGCTTTAAAAAAATACTTGAAAACACATTTAAGTAAAATGGAAAATGAAATTTTTGACTATATGCTTATTGAATTATCATATATAGAAATTGCTGCTAAAACAGGAAGGGATCCTAAATCAGTAGATAATGCCATTCAAAGAATAAAAAAGAAACTTAAAACTTTTACTAATGAATATGAAGCTATATAA